One window from the genome of [Clostridium] celerecrescens 18A encodes:
- a CDS encoding ABC transporter substrate-binding protein, with the protein MKKWKKSSAVLAAVLTATVSFTGCGSNGGNSAPATTAASGNGGEANSDAAPAGELAKLSFSWWGNDDRHQATQEAIDAFNAAHAGAIEVTGEPSGFGNLEETFATRYAGGTEADIMTVNYPWLIKYSPDGTGFYDLDKVADIIDFTQYDAGFLETGKTGGVMQAIPYGQNTLGVYLNKSAFERAGINEIPSTFEAYKEAAKAITAQNPNAYLIVSPTFRFAAVYYLQQKTGKGEFDENLNMNYTVEDYKEAMTWYKELADLHVFCSRQDYLENVGNDPVSIAQNAKFIDGGYLGVLEWTGGIASNAQTLADKGDELIVAPLPTIDGAVFKGTMAKPSLTFAISKNSKHPKEAAEFLQYILNDPEGTKLMGSKRGMVASKSAKATLEADGQITGAVKQAYDFTDEAEVINNSPIFEDAVFTSSYESNYEKYELGASTVDEAAQAFYDEASAQVAKLKAEYGK; encoded by the coding sequence ATGAAAAAATGGAAGAAAAGTTCAGCCGTACTTGCAGCAGTTTTAACGGCAACAGTCAGCTTCACCGGATGCGGAAGCAACGGAGGGAACTCTGCACCGGCTACTACGGCAGCATCAGGCAACGGCGGAGAGGCAAATTCAGATGCAGCTCCGGCTGGTGAACTGGCCAAGTTAAGCTTTTCCTGGTGGGGCAATGATGACCGTCATCAGGCGACTCAGGAAGCAATTGATGCATTCAACGCGGCTCATGCAGGCGCGATTGAAGTGACAGGTGAGCCTTCCGGCTTCGGTAATCTGGAAGAAACGTTTGCTACCCGCTATGCGGGCGGTACGGAAGCCGATATCATGACTGTCAATTATCCGTGGCTGATCAAATATAGTCCTGACGGCACTGGTTTCTATGATTTAGACAAGGTTGCGGATATCATTGACTTTACACAGTATGATGCAGGATTTTTAGAAACAGGAAAGACCGGCGGTGTGATGCAGGCCATTCCTTACGGACAGAATACTCTGGGCGTCTATTTGAACAAATCCGCATTTGAGAGAGCTGGTATTAATGAAATTCCGTCTACTTTCGAAGCGTACAAAGAAGCGGCAAAAGCCATTACGGCACAGAATCCAAACGCTTATCTGATCGTAAGCCCGACATTCCGTTTTGCAGCCGTTTATTATCTGCAGCAAAAGACCGGTAAAGGTGAATTCGATGAAAATCTAAATATGAACTACACGGTAGAGGACTACAAGGAAGCCATGACCTGGTATAAGGAACTGGCAGATCTTCATGTATTCTGTTCCAGACAGGATTACCTTGAAAATGTAGGTAATGACCCTGTATCCATTGCTCAGAATGCAAAATTTATTGACGGCGGATATTTGGGAGTGCTTGAGTGGACAGGCGGAATTGCTTCCAATGCACAGACACTTGCAGATAAAGGTGACGAACTTATCGTAGCACCCCTTCCAACGATTGACGGGGCGGTATTTAAAGGAACCATGGCAAAACCGTCACTGACATTTGCAATCTCAAAGAACTCCAAGCACCCAAAAGAAGCGGCAGAATTCCTGCAGTATATCTTAAATGATCCGGAAGGCACCAAGCTTATGGGGTCAAAGAGAGGTATGGTGGCATCTAAGTCTGCAAAAGCCACACTTGAAGCTGACGGTCAGATCACGGGAGCCGTAAAGCAGGCTTATGACTTTACAGATGAAGCAGAAGTGATCAATAACTCTCCTATCTTTGAAGATGCCGTATTTACAAGTTCCTATGAAAGCAATTATGAGAAATATGAATTGGGCGCAAGTACCGTAGATGAAGCGGCTCAGGCATTCTATGATGAAGCATCCGCTCAGGTTGCAAAGCTGAAAGCAGAATATGGGAAATAA
- a CDS encoding alpha-glucuronidase, which produces MTTKTRDLCWLNKKLHQPDISGYHIKDKKDSIVMKTIERELPLLFEGAEPSDEPGSSLVLSLAGDDGSDGYEIGKTETGYEITASTETGLLYGVFSLHRILITKGTFPYKSRPDQSIRMINHWDNFDGSIERGYAGASIYFDNNNFRGDMEIVRSYARLLASTGINAISINNVNVHKKETFFIKGENLKEIRKIADVFSEYGISTFLAINFAAPIVVGGLDTADPLVPEVAVWWENVAADIYKEIPQFGGFIVKADSEGEPGPFTYNRTHEDGANMLARAIKPLGGIIIWRCFVYNCGQDWRDRNLDRAMAAYDIFMEHDGKFEENVILQIKNGPIDFQIREPNSPLFGALKKTNQILEFQITQEYTGHQIDICYLIPMWKETLDFDTRYGKDAYIRNEIKKNSPDPNRSGIAAVGSVGMDTNWTGNKLAQANLYGYGRLVWDNSLSSEAIAEEWVNLTFGLPQDEAKKIMEILTTSRGVYEDYTCPLSVGFMCKPTVHYGVDIDGYEYDRWGTYHYADRNGVGRERSVASGTGYTRQYSDGRFREYEDLSACPDELLLFFHHVPYSHVLRSGKTVIQHIYDTHFAGVEKVEQYERVWESLEQFLDEECYRNVRDRLKKQKENAINWRDQINTYFYRKSGIPDAHGRKIFD; this is translated from the coding sequence GTGACGACTAAAACAAGGGATCTGTGCTGGCTGAACAAGAAATTACATCAGCCGGATATATCCGGTTATCATATCAAAGATAAAAAAGACAGCATTGTAATGAAAACAATAGAGAGAGAGCTGCCCCTGCTGTTTGAAGGTGCAGAACCATCGGATGAACCGGGATCTTCTTTGGTGTTATCACTGGCAGGTGATGACGGCAGTGATGGATATGAGATAGGAAAGACAGAGACAGGCTACGAAATAACAGCTTCTACGGAGACAGGTCTTCTATATGGAGTATTCAGCCTGCACCGCATTCTGATCACAAAAGGTACGTTTCCCTATAAGAGCAGACCGGATCAGAGCATTCGCATGATAAACCACTGGGACAATTTCGACGGTTCCATTGAGCGAGGTTATGCGGGAGCGTCAATTTATTTTGATAATAATAATTTTAGAGGAGATATGGAGATCGTCCGTTCTTATGCAAGACTGCTTGCAAGTACAGGGATCAATGCCATATCAATCAACAATGTAAATGTACATAAAAAAGAAACCTTCTTCATAAAAGGTGAGAATCTGAAAGAAATCAGAAAGATAGCTGATGTGTTTAGCGAATACGGAATCAGTACCTTTCTAGCCATCAACTTCGCAGCTCCCATAGTGGTAGGCGGGCTTGATACAGCGGATCCCCTTGTGCCGGAAGTGGCCGTATGGTGGGAGAATGTGGCAGCTGACATATACAAAGAGATTCCCCAGTTTGGCGGTTTCATCGTGAAAGCGGACTCTGAGGGGGAGCCGGGTCCATTTACCTATAACAGGACTCACGAAGATGGTGCGAATATGCTGGCACGGGCGATAAAACCCTTAGGAGGCATCATTATCTGGAGGTGTTTTGTATACAACTGTGGGCAGGACTGGAGAGACAGAAATCTTGACCGTGCCATGGCTGCTTATGATATATTTATGGAACACGACGGCAAGTTCGAGGAAAATGTTATCCTTCAGATAAAAAATGGTCCCATTGATTTTCAGATCAGAGAGCCTAATTCCCCATTATTTGGGGCACTTAAAAAGACAAATCAAATACTGGAATTCCAGATCACCCAGGAGTACACAGGGCATCAGATTGATATTTGCTACCTGATCCCCATGTGGAAGGAAACTTTGGATTTTGATACCCGCTATGGGAAAGATGCTTATATCAGGAATGAGATCAAAAAGAACTCCCCTGATCCCAATCGGTCAGGAATAGCGGCGGTCGGAAGTGTAGGTATGGACACAAACTGGACAGGCAACAAGCTTGCTCAGGCAAATCTCTATGGATACGGCAGGCTTGTATGGGACAACTCACTCAGTTCTGAGGCTATAGCAGAAGAATGGGTTAATCTAACCTTTGGTCTTCCGCAGGACGAAGCTAAAAAGATCATGGAGATTCTTACCACTTCCAGAGGTGTTTATGAAGACTATACATGTCCTCTTTCAGTTGGATTTATGTGCAAACCTACTGTTCACTACGGCGTGGATATAGACGGATACGAATATGACAGATGGGGGACCTATCATTATGCGGACCGTAACGGCGTAGGAAGAGAACGTTCGGTCGCAAGCGGTACCGGATATACAAGGCAGTATTCCGATGGCAGATTCCGAGAATATGAAGATTTATCTGCCTGTCCGGATGAGCTTTTGCTGTTTTTCCATCATGTGCCGTATAGCCATGTCCTCCGCTCTGGAAAAACTGTGATACAGCATATATATGACACACATTTTGCGGGTGTGGAGAAAGTAGAGCAGTACGAGAGAGTTTGGGAGAGTCTGGAACAGTTCTTAGATGAAGAATGCTATAGGAATGTGAGAGACCGTCTTAAGAAACAAAAAGAAAATGCGATCAATTGGCGGGATCAGATCAATACCTATTTTTATCGTAAATCAGGAATTCCTGATGCCCATGGCAGAAAGATTTTTGATTAG
- a CDS encoding Gfo/Idh/MocA family protein: MKGNIMVGIIGTGVIAETHLKAYLALSDRCQVAALCDIFPGKAQSLKEKYGLDAAEVYGDYNEMLKRPDIDLVSVCTPPFTHLPVSIACMRAGKHVLLEKPMALSLSECDEMIAVQKETNTYLGVVCQNRFTKDNQILKTLIESKIAGRVLFGQVESFWYRGHSYYDLWWRGTWEKEGGGCTMNHGVHQIDLLNWIMGPPETVTAVLTNVAHNNAETEDLSAAILTYKSGAVITFAVNLVTHGQYQRLAFQCEKAGISSPYQVTSSRSNDTGFPEDDPDTAAELEKMRESIPQSGRTMHEAQIERAIRFIENGDIHQEDSADGRLALEVITAIYQSGFTRSTVRLPLDKDSLLYDKNGIIENGKNFFAANQNAGSGNQEELK; encoded by the coding sequence ATGAAAGGAAATATTATGGTAGGTATCATCGGAACGGGCGTTATTGCAGAAACTCATCTTAAGGCATACCTTGCACTTTCGGACCGATGTCAGGTGGCTGCACTTTGTGATATCTTTCCCGGGAAAGCGCAAAGTCTGAAGGAGAAGTATGGTCTGGATGCTGCGGAGGTCTATGGGGATTATAACGAAATGCTTAAAAGACCGGATATCGATCTTGTAAGTGTATGCACCCCGCCGTTCACCCATTTGCCTGTTTCTATAGCATGTATGCGGGCAGGGAAGCATGTACTGTTGGAAAAGCCCATGGCCTTGTCCCTGTCGGAATGCGATGAAATGATAGCGGTCCAAAAGGAGACTAACACTTATCTGGGAGTCGTATGCCAGAACCGTTTCACGAAAGATAATCAGATACTAAAGACACTGATAGAGAGTAAAATTGCAGGCAGAGTTCTCTTTGGCCAGGTGGAGTCATTCTGGTACCGCGGTCACAGTTATTATGATCTTTGGTGGAGAGGCACCTGGGAGAAGGAAGGTGGGGGCTGTACCATGAATCATGGCGTACACCAGATAGACTTACTTAACTGGATCATGGGCCCTCCTGAGACGGTGACGGCTGTTCTGACAAATGTTGCACATAATAATGCTGAGACAGAAGATCTCTCGGCTGCAATACTTACCTATAAAAGCGGAGCAGTAATAACCTTTGCAGTAAACCTGGTGACACATGGCCAGTATCAAAGACTTGCATTCCAGTGTGAAAAAGCGGGTATTTCATCCCCCTATCAGGTTACGAGCAGCCGTTCTAATGACACAGGATTTCCCGAAGACGACCCGGATACCGCAGCAGAGCTTGAGAAAATGCGGGAATCAATTCCACAGTCAGGGAGGACAATGCATGAGGCACAGATAGAGAGGGCGATCCGCTTTATAGAAAATGGTGATATACATCAGGAAGACAGTGCAGATGGCCGCTTGGCTCTTGAAGTTATTACGGCAATCTATCAATCCGGATTTACGAGATCGACGGTCCGTTTGCCTTTGGACAAGGACAGTCTATTGTATGATAAAAACGGAATAATCGAAAACGGAAAGAATTTCTTCGCAGCGAATCAGAACGCTGGCAGCGGAAATCAGGAGGAACTTAAGTGA
- a CDS encoding AraC family transcriptional regulator: MEVNFDNMIPDLHYYIHRKCTASWKIDPDYISFIDITYVIAGKARYFIDGTEYIVRKGDLICIPKGTHRAAVSVPEDLMECYSTNLFLTDQKGNDISLPINLISHIGNVPQLISCFHEIHEEWLKREFGYKLKVRASMCLILYHIMDLLFNENRISSKDIRIINSIRYMSTHFAEDVSIETMASLFHIHPVYYGNLFKKALGMTFKQYLISLRLNHAENILRSGEANVGDAALQSGFSDIYYFSKLFKEKKGIPPSKLLPPERKRHIELFK, encoded by the coding sequence ATGGAAGTGAATTTTGATAACATGATTCCCGATCTGCACTACTACATTCACAGAAAATGTACTGCGAGTTGGAAGATCGATCCGGATTACATATCTTTCATCGACATCACATATGTCATAGCGGGAAAAGCCAGATATTTCATAGACGGAACAGAATATATCGTCCGGAAAGGTGATCTGATCTGCATTCCCAAGGGCACCCACAGGGCGGCGGTCAGCGTTCCGGAGGATCTGATGGAATGTTACTCCACAAACCTCTTCCTCACAGATCAAAAAGGCAATGATATCTCCCTGCCCATTAACCTCATCAGCCATATAGGCAATGTCCCCCAGCTCATATCATGCTTTCATGAAATCCACGAAGAATGGCTGAAGCGTGAATTCGGTTACAAATTAAAGGTGCGGGCCAGCATGTGTCTGATTCTATACCATATAATGGATCTCCTTTTCAATGAAAACCGGATCAGCAGTAAAGACATCCGCATCATCAACAGCATCCGCTATATGAGCACTCATTTTGCAGAAGACGTAAGCATCGAAACCATGGCCAGTCTGTTCCATATCCATCCGGTGTACTACGGAAATCTGTTTAAAAAAGCGCTGGGTATGACATTTAAACAGTATTTGATATCGCTGCGGTTAAACCATGCGGAAAACATATTGAGGAGCGGTGAGGCAAACGTAGGCGATGCAGCCCTGCAAAGCGGATTTTCCGATATTTATTATTTCTCAAAACTATTTAAAGAAAAAAAGGGAATCCCGCCTTCAAAGCTGCTCCCGCCTGAGAGGAAGAGACATATAGAGTTATTCAAATAA
- a CDS encoding NAD-dependent epimerase/dehydratase family protein, whose product MKKKALIIGGSGGLSGRLAALAKDEYEVWAVTRGQRTLGDWIHLLKADRNDTENFRKTILEADTNWDIVFDCICMNERHALQDLDVFPGITKRLVVISTDSVYDPLRKDTPQNEDGYFVEEEGEPEELTYAGNKRRMEHVFINNFNTSLAVTLFRPGHIYGPGFLIGCYPEHSRQKDLPQLILDREPISLVGGGIYLTQPIFVDDLANSMLDCADRQGAFNRIFCIGGPKAVENRRYYEIIGQLLDRDLIIKEIPLTGYLEEHPEYSGHLCHRIYDLSALRKAGVRLPDTPLETGLNLHLKSLGYL is encoded by the coding sequence ATGAAGAAGAAAGCACTGATTATCGGAGGAAGCGGAGGCTTAAGCGGCCGTCTGGCTGCACTTGCCAAAGATGAATATGAGGTTTGGGCGGTTACCAGAGGACAGCGGACCTTAGGTGACTGGATCCATCTTTTAAAAGCCGACCGAAACGATACTGAAAATTTCCGGAAAACGATTTTAGAAGCGGATACGAACTGGGACATCGTCTTTGACTGCATTTGCATGAATGAAAGACACGCCTTGCAGGATTTAGATGTATTTCCCGGGATAACGAAGCGCCTGGTAGTGATTTCCACGGATTCCGTGTATGATCCCTTAAGAAAAGACACACCGCAGAACGAAGACGGATATTTCGTCGAGGAAGAAGGAGAACCCGAAGAACTCACGTATGCAGGCAACAAACGCCGCATGGAACATGTCTTTATCAACAACTTTAACACCTCCTTAGCGGTTACACTATTCCGCCCCGGGCATATTTACGGACCTGGTTTTCTCATAGGGTGTTACCCGGAGCACAGCAGGCAGAAGGATTTGCCACAGCTCATCCTGGACAGGGAGCCAATATCTCTTGTTGGCGGCGGAATCTATCTCACGCAGCCCATTTTTGTGGACGATCTGGCAAACTCCATGCTAGACTGCGCAGACAGGCAAGGTGCTTTTAACCGTATTTTCTGTATCGGGGGACCAAAAGCAGTGGAAAACCGCAGATATTACGAGATCATTGGGCAGCTGCTTGACAGGGACTTGATCATAAAGGAGATCCCGCTGACCGGATACCTTGAAGAGCACCCGGAATACAGCGGTCATCTGTGCCATCGAATCTATGACCTGTCTGCCCTGCGTAAGGCCGGAGTACGACTGCCTGACACACCCCTGGAGACGGGATTAAACCTACACTTAAAATCACTCGGTTATCTTTAA
- a CDS encoding aldo/keto reductase, protein MYYKQYGNTDMKVSAIGMGCMRYDSDDVKSGNLEKCAEVALYAHEKGINYFDTAPFYCDDKSEIITGIALSQLPRDSYYISSKTNLGTVGGSYTESDFRRRLETTLSRLKVDYLDFYHLWCVLNLDSFSNQVEILYSFFEKAKSEGLIRNIVFSSHMQGNELEAAVASNLFKGMLIGYNALNYRFRQTGIKAAYDNGMGVVVMNPLGGGLIPGNPDTFRYLTDGTDLTVAQAALNFVASHKEITITLAGCTTKEHVDDAVKAVENLAERPAAGIYEEYENKGMISNDLCTGCAYCKHCPKDIDIPKFMDAYNMKLLGNDMFERLKGHWQISKDSAGDCIKCGKCEKLCTQHLPIINRLAEIAG, encoded by the coding sequence ATGTATTACAAACAGTATGGAAACACCGATATGAAGGTCTCCGCCATCGGCATGGGATGTATGCGGTATGACTCAGATGATGTCAAATCAGGTAATCTTGAAAAATGCGCGGAAGTTGCACTGTATGCCCATGAAAAAGGCATCAACTACTTTGATACTGCTCCTTTTTACTGTGACGATAAAAGCGAGATCATCACAGGCATCGCCCTGTCACAGCTGCCCAGAGACAGCTACTATATTTCTTCAAAGACAAATCTGGGTACCGTAGGCGGCAGCTACACAGAATCAGATTTTCGAAGGAGACTGGAAACCACACTAAGCCGGTTAAAGGTGGACTATCTTGATTTTTATCATCTGTGGTGCGTATTGAATCTGGATTCTTTTTCCAATCAGGTGGAAATCCTTTATTCTTTCTTTGAGAAAGCCAAATCAGAAGGGCTGATCCGCAATATCGTGTTTTCATCCCATATGCAGGGAAATGAACTAGAAGCTGCCGTAGCTTCCAATCTTTTTAAGGGAATGCTCATTGGATATAATGCACTCAACTATCGTTTCCGCCAGACCGGCATTAAAGCCGCCTATGACAATGGTATGGGTGTCGTAGTCATGAATCCCCTGGGAGGCGGTCTTATTCCGGGAAATCCAGATACATTCCGCTATCTGACAGATGGAACAGACCTTACCGTGGCACAGGCAGCCTTAAACTTTGTGGCATCCCACAAAGAGATTACAATCACTCTCGCAGGCTGCACCACAAAAGAACATGTCGATGATGCCGTGAAAGCCGTGGAAAACTTAGCCGAGCGCCCCGCTGCTGGAATCTATGAAGAATATGAAAATAAGGGCATGATAAGCAATGACCTCTGCACCGGCTGCGCTTACTGCAAGCATTGTCCAAAAGATATCGATATCCCTAAATTCATGGATGCCTACAACATGAAGCTGTTGGGAAATGATATGTTCGAACGCCTGAAAGGCCACTGGCAGATATCAAAAGACTCTGCCGGAGACTGTATCAAATGCGGCAAATGCGAGAAGCTGTGCACACAGCATCTGCCCATAATAAATAGACTTGCTGAGATAGCAGGTTAA
- a CDS encoding 2-hydroxyacid dehydrogenase, with translation MNIVLLESLGIPDSLLNEYAKPLTEAGHCFTSYPKDTDPEVQIQRAKQADVIMIANMPLSEQVISACEHLKFIDVAFTGVDHVDLEAAKKKGIKVSNAAGYSTEAVAELTICLMLSLLRNVPQVEARCREGKTKDGLVGCEIMGKTVGIIGAGAIGTRAAELCSAFGCKVLGYKRHLTGDEHSFIEFVSLDELLSRSDIVSLHCPLNDESRHLINRDTIAKMKQGAYLINAARGPVVDSDALAEALNNGYLSGAGIDVFETEPPLNPDHPLLKSKNTIVTPHVAFASVQSMDARAKIVFDNIKNWLEGCQSNIII, from the coding sequence ATGAATATCGTATTATTAGAATCCCTGGGCATTCCGGACAGCCTTTTGAATGAATACGCAAAACCGCTGACGGAAGCCGGCCACTGTTTCACCTCATATCCAAAGGATACAGACCCTGAAGTCCAGATCCAACGGGCCAAACAGGCAGATGTCATCATGATTGCCAATATGCCTCTGTCCGAGCAGGTAATATCCGCCTGTGAGCATTTAAAGTTCATAGATGTTGCATTTACAGGGGTTGATCACGTAGACCTGGAAGCAGCAAAAAAGAAAGGGATCAAAGTCAGCAATGCAGCCGGATACTCTACCGAGGCCGTGGCAGAGCTTACGATCTGCCTCATGCTCTCCCTTCTTCGCAACGTTCCCCAGGTGGAAGCCCGGTGCAGAGAGGGGAAAACCAAGGATGGCCTGGTAGGCTGCGAAATTATGGGTAAAACCGTAGGAATCATAGGTGCAGGAGCTATCGGTACAAGGGCTGCTGAACTCTGTTCCGCCTTTGGCTGTAAGGTTCTGGGATACAAACGGCATCTGACTGGGGACGAGCATTCATTTATTGAATTCGTATCCCTTGACGAGTTATTATCCCGTTCTGACATTGTAAGCCTCCATTGTCCTTTAAACGATGAATCCCGCCATTTAATAAACCGGGACACAATTGCAAAAATGAAACAGGGCGCATACTTAATCAATGCCGCCAGAGGGCCTGTGGTTGATTCTGATGCCTTGGCTGAAGCATTAAATAACGGTTACCTTTCCGGTGCCGGAATCGATGTTTTCGAAACAGAACCTCCCCTTAATCCGGATCATCCACTTCTTAAAAGCAAGAATACCATCGTTACCCCACACGTGGCTTTTGCCTCAGTACAATCCATGGATGCCCGGGCAAAAATCGTCTTTGACAACATCAAAAACTGGCTGGAAGGCTGCCAGTCTAATATCATTATTTAA
- a CDS encoding nitroreductase family protein: MLKSISNRRSIRKFKATSIPKEMVEEILNAGRLAPSSKNRQPWKFTVVSGQSKNEMLLSMEQGLLRERGGLSLLPNSKQHLAAAEYTLEIMKQAPITVFVTNPLGIELSDRLNQEDRIYEICNAQSIGAAMENMTLTATELGLGSLWICDIYFAYEELSRWLSTEGTLVAAMSFGHPDECPRPRPRKSMEDIVEWRM; encoded by the coding sequence ATGTTAAAATCGATATCAAACAGGCGCAGCATTCGAAAGTTTAAAGCTACATCGATACCGAAAGAAATGGTTGAAGAGATCTTAAATGCTGGAAGACTTGCACCATCGTCAAAGAATAGACAACCCTGGAAATTTACTGTTGTGAGCGGTCAGTCAAAAAATGAAATGCTTTTGTCAATGGAGCAGGGGCTTTTACGAGAGAGAGGAGGCTTATCCCTGCTTCCTAACAGCAAGCAACATTTGGCGGCGGCTGAATATACTCTGGAAATTATGAAACAAGCTCCGATAACAGTATTTGTAACAAATCCTTTGGGTATTGAATTATCGGATCGCCTTAATCAGGAAGATAGGATTTATGAAATTTGCAATGCCCAATCCATAGGTGCTGCCATGGAAAACATGACACTTACAGCTACAGAATTAGGCTTGGGAAGTTTATGGATCTGCGATATTTACTTTGCCTATGAAGAACTGAGCAGATGGTTAAGCACAGAAGGCACTCTGGTCGCAGCTATGTCATTTGGACATCCAGATGAATGTCCCAGGCCGCGGCCGCGTAAAAGCATGGAAGATATCGTCGAGTGGAGAATGTAG
- a CDS encoding GNAT family N-acetyltransferase produces the protein MVYYYDEEVLIRTMTETDPKDICKEEIAQGWQANEEKYLKRLADNTAGKSIALVAEYKGNVAGYINVYINASWGSFANMGYCEIVDFGVLVKYRCCGIGSKLMDAAEKVASEYSDTVYLGVGLHSGYGSAQRMYHKRGYIPDGKGVWYKDKIAEPNGTYCNDDDLNLYFSKKLR, from the coding sequence ATGGTTTATTACTACGATGAAGAGGTTCTAATAAGAACAATGACTGAAACAGACCCTAAAGATATTTGTAAGGAAGAAATAGCACAGGGATGGCAGGCAAATGAAGAAAAGTATTTAAAGAGGTTAGCGGATAACACTGCTGGTAAATCCATTGCACTTGTTGCGGAATACAAAGGTAACGTGGCTGGATATATCAATGTGTATATCAATGCTTCTTGGGGCTCTTTTGCAAATATGGGGTATTGTGAAATTGTTGATTTTGGTGTATTAGTAAAATACCGTTGCTGTGGAATCGGTTCTAAACTTATGGATGCTGCTGAAAAAGTTGCTTCAGAATATTCGGATACCGTCTATCTTGGTGTAGGTTTACACAGCGGATATGGCAGCGCTCAAAGAATGTATCATAAACGTGGTTACATACCCGATGGCAAAGGTGTATGGTATAAAGATAAAATAGCAGAACCGAATGGAACTTATTGCAACGATGATGACTTAAATCTATATTTCAGCAAAAAGTTAAGATAA